In Roseimicrobium gellanilyticum, the following are encoded in one genomic region:
- a CDS encoding YifB family Mg chelatase-like AAA ATPase has product MIARTYSATLIGVNAVEVEIECHHAEGNNFRITVVGLPDAAVKEARDRVIAAVTSSGFYMPFSGYVTFNLAPADLPKQGPAFDLPLALTAIAGREGIAAERLLDCCIVGELALNGELRPVRGVLAIAQEARGKGRKQLMVPKRVAVEASVVQGIEIIGVNDLREAVQYLKGEKAIEPEPCRAAEYFQAHAIYGIDFSEVRGQQDAKRAIEVAVAGGHNLLMVGPPGTGKSMLAKRIPTIMPGMSEEEAIETTKIHSAGGLLGDNCSFIATRPFRPPHHTISDAGLLGGGTNPGPGEVSLAHHGVLFLDELPEFRRSTLEVMRQPLEDGKVTISRAIGSVTFPAQFMLVAAMNPCPCGYYGDLKRECRCGPIVIQRYRQRISGPLLDRIDLHVDVPAVDYKTLSSKEHSETSEDIRSRVEKARATQRERFKAERGTHTNASMTPRLIRKHCELDAEASGYLEHAMNGNNFSARAHDRILKVARTLADLEGAENVSAQNVLEAIGYRTLDRALWS; this is encoded by the coding sequence ATGATTGCACGCACCTACTCTGCCACCCTGATTGGCGTGAACGCCGTCGAGGTGGAGATCGAGTGCCACCATGCGGAGGGGAACAATTTCCGCATCACCGTGGTGGGATTGCCAGACGCTGCGGTGAAGGAGGCGAGGGATCGCGTGATTGCCGCCGTGACCAGCAGTGGCTTCTACATGCCCTTCAGCGGGTATGTGACTTTCAACCTGGCGCCGGCAGACCTTCCAAAGCAAGGTCCTGCCTTCGATCTGCCGCTGGCATTGACCGCGATAGCCGGGCGTGAAGGCATCGCTGCAGAGCGCCTTCTGGATTGCTGCATCGTGGGTGAACTGGCTCTCAATGGCGAATTGCGACCGGTGCGTGGTGTTCTGGCCATTGCGCAGGAAGCGCGTGGTAAGGGACGCAAACAACTGATGGTGCCCAAGCGCGTGGCCGTCGAGGCCAGCGTGGTGCAGGGCATCGAGATCATTGGCGTGAACGACCTGCGGGAAGCGGTGCAGTATTTGAAGGGGGAGAAGGCCATCGAGCCCGAACCCTGCCGTGCCGCGGAGTACTTCCAGGCACATGCCATCTATGGCATCGACTTCAGTGAGGTGAGAGGTCAGCAAGATGCGAAGCGCGCCATCGAAGTGGCGGTCGCTGGAGGTCACAATCTCTTGATGGTCGGACCTCCTGGCACCGGCAAGTCGATGCTGGCCAAGCGCATTCCCACCATCATGCCTGGGATGAGCGAAGAGGAGGCGATTGAAACCACCAAGATCCACAGCGCCGGTGGCCTGCTGGGGGACAATTGCAGCTTCATCGCCACGCGTCCGTTTCGTCCGCCACACCATACGATCAGCGATGCGGGTCTGCTTGGTGGGGGCACAAATCCCGGGCCAGGCGAGGTCAGCCTGGCCCATCATGGTGTATTATTTCTGGACGAGTTGCCTGAGTTCCGCCGCTCCACGCTGGAGGTGATGCGCCAGCCGCTGGAAGATGGGAAGGTGACCATCAGTCGCGCCATTGGCTCGGTGACATTCCCCGCCCAGTTCATGCTGGTGGCGGCCATGAATCCCTGTCCCTGCGGCTATTATGGCGACCTGAAGCGTGAGTGCCGCTGTGGTCCGATTGTGATCCAGCGCTATCGCCAGCGCATCAGCGGACCGCTCTTGGATCGCATCGATCTCCATGTGGACGTGCCTGCGGTGGACTACAAGACGCTGTCGTCGAAGGAACATTCGGAGACGTCAGAAGATATCCGTTCCCGCGTAGAGAAAGCGCGAGCCACCCAGCGCGAGCGTTTTAAGGCGGAGCGAGGCACGCATACCAATGCCTCCATGACTCCGCGTCTGATTCGCAAGCATTGCGAACTGGATGCCGAGGCCTCCGGCTACCTGGAGCACGCGATGAATGGGAACAACTTCAGCGCCCGCGCGCACGATCGCATCCTGAAAGTGGCACGTACCTTGGCGGATCTGGAGGGCGCTGAGAATGTCAGTGCGCAGAATGTGCTGGAGGCAATAGGCTACCGAACGCTCGACCGGGCGCTGTGGAGTTGA
- a CDS encoding ABC transporter ATP-binding protein, translating to METSSSGPATTSSQPQTPVPPKPAPAALLWSLMQGFRGQYALAIAALLVFTAINYLIPLVGSATIDFALTSGVLPGVTTAAKVAPEAELSALLVSWMGGPELVRAHLWLPALVMVGLTVLAGLFSYLKGRFAAQASDGIVRRLKDRLYDHLQRLPTKYHDHAETGDLIQRCTSDVETLRLAISTQVVDISNAILLLLTALPVMLLLDGRMTAISFVLVVPIVLFGYIYVGRVKHLFREVDEAEGQVTRVVQENLTGLRVVRAFARQGFEIDKFAKPNRLYRDRSLRLLRLMAWYWSTSDFIVLIQQGIVLIAGAWFISQGTLSVGTLFAFIMFLNMLLWPVRQMGRTLTDLGKATVALNRMGEILSEPEESKPNPAGVHPEPFKGGIEARDLVFDHDGKSAALNGISFTVCPGETLAILGPSGSGKSTIMHLLLRLYDYRSGSIHLDGQELTTLDRQWVRSQFSVVMQEPFLFSKTIGENIRLGRDGAAKEEIQEAARLADIHDTINTFSADYGTLVGERGVTLSGGQRQRVALARALLRETPVLLLDDALSAVDAETEATILDALRSRHGQRTTLVIAHRLSTLAHADRVIVLDKGLIIQEGRPVDLLKQEGLYRRLWTIQNAAQEEILEDERLAAAAPAASAAPTPTPFSASR from the coding sequence ATGGAAACCTCATCCAGTGGCCCTGCCACGACCTCATCCCAACCTCAAACGCCAGTGCCCCCCAAGCCGGCGCCCGCAGCCCTGCTCTGGAGCCTCATGCAAGGATTCCGCGGCCAGTATGCCCTGGCCATTGCCGCGCTGCTGGTCTTCACGGCGATCAACTACCTCATCCCGCTGGTGGGCAGTGCGACCATCGATTTCGCCCTGACCTCCGGCGTGCTGCCAGGAGTGACTACAGCGGCCAAAGTGGCACCGGAGGCGGAGCTCTCGGCCCTGTTGGTCTCGTGGATGGGCGGGCCGGAACTCGTGCGCGCTCATCTGTGGTTGCCTGCTCTGGTCATGGTGGGGCTAACAGTGCTTGCAGGCCTCTTCAGCTACCTGAAGGGCAGGTTCGCCGCGCAGGCCTCCGATGGCATTGTCCGGCGGCTCAAGGACCGGCTGTATGATCATCTGCAGCGCTTGCCCACCAAGTACCATGACCACGCCGAGACGGGCGATCTGATCCAGCGCTGCACCTCGGATGTAGAGACCCTGCGCCTAGCGATCTCCACCCAGGTGGTGGACATCAGCAACGCCATCCTGCTGCTGCTCACGGCCCTGCCGGTGATGCTCCTGCTGGATGGCCGCATGACGGCGATCTCCTTCGTCCTGGTGGTGCCCATTGTGCTCTTTGGCTACATCTATGTAGGACGGGTGAAACACCTCTTCCGCGAAGTGGATGAGGCCGAGGGCCAGGTGACGCGTGTGGTGCAGGAGAACCTGACCGGCCTGCGTGTGGTGCGGGCGTTTGCGCGGCAGGGCTTTGAGATCGACAAGTTTGCAAAGCCCAACCGGCTCTACCGGGACCGGAGCCTGCGCCTGCTGCGCCTCATGGCGTGGTACTGGTCCACGTCCGACTTCATTGTGTTGATTCAGCAGGGAATCGTCCTGATTGCCGGGGCGTGGTTCATCTCCCAAGGGACGCTGAGCGTGGGCACGTTGTTCGCCTTCATCATGTTCCTGAACATGCTCCTCTGGCCGGTGCGCCAGATGGGACGCACGCTCACGGATCTGGGCAAGGCCACCGTGGCCCTGAACCGCATGGGTGAGATCCTTAGCGAACCGGAGGAAAGCAAACCGAATCCTGCCGGCGTACATCCCGAGCCCTTCAAGGGCGGGATCGAGGCGCGGGATCTCGTGTTCGATCACGATGGCAAGAGCGCGGCGCTCAATGGCATCAGCTTCACGGTGTGTCCGGGTGAAACGCTGGCGATCCTGGGACCTTCGGGCTCGGGGAAATCCACCATCATGCACCTGCTGCTGCGGCTCTATGACTACCGCTCCGGCTCCATTCATCTGGACGGTCAGGAACTCACCACGCTGGATCGCCAGTGGGTGCGCTCGCAGTTCAGCGTGGTGATGCAGGAGCCCTTCCTGTTCTCCAAGACAATCGGTGAGAACATCCGCCTGGGGCGCGACGGCGCAGCCAAGGAGGAGATCCAGGAGGCCGCGCGACTGGCGGACATTCACGACACCATCAACACCTTCTCCGCCGACTATGGAACGCTGGTGGGTGAGCGCGGCGTCACGCTCTCTGGCGGTCAGCGCCAGCGTGTGGCACTGGCTCGTGCCCTCCTGCGGGAGACACCCGTGCTGCTGCTGGACGATGCGCTGAGCGCGGTGGATGCGGAGACGGAGGCCACCATCCTGGATGCACTGCGCAGCCGCCACGGCCAGCGCACCACGCTGGTCATCGCCCACCGGCTCTCCACCCTGGCCCATGCCGATCGCGTCATCGTGCTCGATAAGGGCCTCATCATTCAGGAAGGCCGACCAGTGGATCTTCTGAAACAAGAGGGACTCTACCGGCGCCTCTGGACCATTCAAAACGCGGCCCAAGAAGAGATCCTCGAAGACGAGCGACTCGCCGCAGCCGCTCCCGCAGCCAGTGCTGCGCCGACCCCAACTCCATTCTCTGCCAGTCGATGA
- a CDS encoding AraC family transcriptional regulator codes for MSTRKPKAPDTTSHAPARRTSETSLVDRLLDRIRGQGRFDTGIPHLTFYRFDGPTSPSGYLLEPSICMIFQGSKKVLLGEQSHTFDGSRFFVTSVDLPVIAEVLEASPKQPYLGMVLTLDRMEIARLVMESSLPHAKNSMAGEVIELGEVSRQLLSAVMRMLELLEEPEFIPLLSPLIQREIYLRLLMSECGPKIRQIAVGGSPTHQISRAIGWIKSNLNKRLRVEDLASLAGMSVSTLHHHFRSLTSLSPLQFQKQLRLSRARLLMVDEHLDASTAAFEVGYESPSQFSREYGRMFGAPPLRDIKELARQSSRIGKPQYP; via the coding sequence ATGAGCACGCGGAAACCAAAGGCACCCGATACGACCAGCCACGCCCCGGCGAGACGGACGTCGGAGACGTCGCTGGTGGATCGCCTGCTGGATCGCATTCGCGGACAGGGAAGATTCGACACCGGAATTCCTCATCTGACATTCTACCGCTTCGACGGGCCGACAAGCCCGTCCGGCTACCTGCTTGAACCAAGCATCTGCATGATCTTCCAGGGCTCGAAAAAGGTGCTCTTGGGAGAGCAAAGCCACACGTTTGACGGGAGCCGCTTTTTTGTCACCTCCGTTGACCTGCCAGTGATCGCGGAAGTCCTGGAGGCCAGCCCCAAGCAGCCCTACCTGGGCATGGTGCTCACATTGGACCGGATGGAGATTGCGCGGCTAGTCATGGAAAGCTCGTTGCCACATGCCAAGAACAGCATGGCGGGTGAAGTCATCGAATTGGGAGAAGTCTCCAGGCAGTTGTTGAGCGCTGTGATGAGGATGCTCGAATTGCTGGAAGAGCCCGAGTTCATTCCGTTGCTGTCGCCTTTGATTCAGAGGGAAATCTATCTCCGGCTCCTGATGTCCGAGTGCGGGCCCAAGATTCGACAGATTGCCGTTGGTGGCAGTCCCACGCATCAGATATCGCGGGCCATTGGCTGGATCAAAAGCAACCTCAACAAACGCCTCAGAGTGGAGGACCTCGCCAGTCTGGCAGGCATGAGCGTTTCGACACTGCATCATCACTTCCGCTCTTTGACCTCACTCAGTCCTTTGCAGTTCCAGAAGCAACTGAGGTTGAGCAGAGCCCGGTTGCTCATGGTTGATGAACATCTCGATGCCTCTACCGCCGCTTTCGAGGTCGGCTATGAAAGCCCATCGCAGTTCAGCCGCGAATACGGCCGTATGTTTGGGGCTCCGCCTCTGAGAGACATCAAGGAACTCGCAAGACAGTCGTCCCGTATCGGAAAGCCGCAGTATCCGTGA
- a CDS encoding ABC transporter ATP-binding protein, giving the protein MKNEPQEDVFSEKLDLKLWGRVFRHALPYKRLLMPLAIAAVGIAICDASFALVTRWTVDAVAQQQQVNLWPYATVYFVLALALSIGVWMFINAAGGLSNNMSHDIRQECFKKLQELEFAYFDHRPTGWLISRLTSDCDKLARIIAWGTLDVLWAVCLVFIIAVVMVVMQPLLGLLVLSVVPPLVWVSAVFQKKLLLSSRETRKYNSMITASYAEELQGLRTTKSLVRENENQREFEVLSTQMYGVSIQNALQSAVYIPIVLTLGSVAAGIALWRGGADVLSGSLSLGTLVAFIFYAGQFFNPINQIAQTLVQMQGAQAAGERVLSLLATMPEIRDHEEVQARLRLWDRPDRPVDVAPDGYEREIRSVAFEHVDFSYQTGEPVLQDFNLTVEAGQTIALVGASGGGKSTIVNLAARFYEPTGGRILVNGRDLRDRSLEWYHSNLGIVLQGPHLFSGTVRENIRYGRLDATDAEVEAAARSVNADSFIRALEKGYDTDVGEGGNRLSTGQKQLVSFARALLADPRIFIMDEATSSIDTETEQLIQQGLKAIFEGRISFVIAHRLSTIRGADRILVIEKGRIVESGTHEELMIARGHYHALYTQQFRNEQVEHMLDVGVVGS; this is encoded by the coding sequence ATGAAGAACGAACCTCAAGAAGATGTGTTCAGTGAAAAGCTTGATCTCAAGCTCTGGGGCCGCGTGTTTCGTCATGCGTTGCCCTATAAGCGATTGTTGATGCCTCTCGCCATCGCCGCGGTGGGCATCGCCATTTGCGATGCCAGCTTCGCGCTGGTGACTCGCTGGACGGTGGATGCGGTTGCCCAACAGCAGCAGGTGAACCTGTGGCCCTATGCGACCGTGTACTTCGTGCTGGCCCTGGCGCTCTCCATCGGAGTGTGGATGTTCATCAACGCGGCCGGCGGACTCTCCAACAACATGAGCCACGACATCCGGCAGGAGTGCTTCAAGAAGCTCCAGGAGCTGGAGTTCGCCTACTTCGACCACCGGCCTACCGGCTGGTTGATCTCAAGGCTGACCTCCGACTGCGACAAGCTGGCCCGCATCATCGCCTGGGGCACACTGGATGTGCTGTGGGCGGTGTGTCTCGTGTTCATCATCGCCGTGGTGATGGTGGTGATGCAGCCGCTGCTCGGCCTGCTGGTGCTCTCAGTCGTGCCTCCGCTGGTGTGGGTGAGTGCAGTGTTTCAGAAGAAGCTGCTGCTCAGCTCGCGTGAGACTCGGAAGTACAACTCCATGATCACTGCCTCCTACGCCGAGGAATTACAAGGCCTGCGCACCACGAAATCCCTCGTGCGTGAGAACGAGAACCAGCGGGAGTTCGAGGTGCTATCCACCCAGATGTATGGGGTCTCCATCCAGAACGCCCTGCAATCGGCGGTGTACATTCCCATCGTGCTCACGCTGGGCAGCGTGGCCGCGGGCATTGCCCTGTGGCGTGGCGGTGCGGATGTGTTGAGCGGCTCACTGAGTCTGGGGACGCTGGTGGCATTCATCTTTTATGCCGGGCAGTTCTTCAACCCCATCAACCAGATCGCGCAGACGCTGGTGCAGATGCAGGGCGCACAAGCTGCGGGTGAGCGCGTGCTGAGCCTGCTGGCCACCATGCCGGAGATCCGCGATCACGAGGAGGTGCAGGCGCGCCTGCGCCTGTGGGATCGTCCTGACCGCCCTGTAGATGTGGCGCCGGATGGCTACGAACGGGAGATCCGCAGCGTGGCCTTTGAGCATGTGGACTTCTCCTACCAGACGGGGGAGCCGGTGTTGCAGGACTTCAACCTCACGGTGGAAGCCGGCCAGACCATTGCCTTGGTGGGTGCGAGTGGCGGCGGGAAGAGCACCATCGTGAATCTTGCTGCGCGGTTCTACGAACCCACGGGCGGGCGCATCCTGGTGAACGGGCGGGATCTCCGTGACCGCAGCCTGGAGTGGTACCATTCCAATCTCGGCATCGTGCTCCAGGGGCCGCACCTCTTCAGTGGCACCGTGCGGGAGAATATCCGCTATGGCAGGCTGGATGCGACCGATGCCGAAGTGGAAGCGGCTGCCCGCAGCGTGAATGCGGACAGCTTCATTCGTGCCCTGGAGAAGGGCTATGATACGGACGTGGGCGAGGGGGGGAACCGCCTTTCCACCGGGCAGAAGCAGCTCGTGTCCTTTGCCAGGGCGTTGCTGGCGGATCCGCGCATCTTCATCATGGACGAGGCCACCTCCTCCATCGACACGGAGACGGAGCAACTCATCCAGCAGGGGCTCAAGGCCATCTTCGAGGGGCGCATCAGCTTCGTCATCGCTCACCGGCTCTCCACGATTCGCGGTGCGGATCGCATCCTGGTCATTGAGAAGGGCCGGATTGTGGAAAGCGGCACGCATGAAGAACTGATGATCGCCCGAGGGCACTACCATGCGCTCTACACCCAGCAGTTCAGAAATGAACAGGTGGAGCACATGCTGGACGTGGGCGTGGTGGGCTCTTAG
- a CDS encoding DUF1552 domain-containing protein — protein sequence MNRRRFILQSLGATLALPGLTSLKAEAVGGTAAVQLAKGAGMGARRFVAIGNLLGFQVKQLFPTTTGNAYEKTTLLEPVWDNRSQMTVYRGLDHGVKGGHFAVHSFLSGVLNSEAQNRPDGNVTIDQYLAEEVGFETRFPSLTVGSEGGIHGGCQIAWTKSGVRVPPVTNPAELFEKLFVSESTERQNRRVQENQVQSSILDSVREEANRLSRQVNKEDKDKLDEYLTSVRDVEKRLELRKRWTTQPKPAAPFDKPANRNAVEDLPLLYELIALALQSDSTRIATLEIGGDFMPQHLGIKKDYHGLSHHGNDPESIAALITLEKYQIEHFGKFVTRLSKLNDGDRTLLDSTTVLFGSGMGDGNSHKNSDLPIILAGGGYKHGEYRQVSREGPNKVPLCNLFVDIAQKMGVETDRFGSSTGRFA from the coding sequence ATGAATCGCCGCCGTTTCATTCTCCAATCCCTCGGTGCCACGCTCGCGTTGCCGGGTCTCACTTCGCTCAAGGCTGAAGCGGTGGGAGGCACGGCTGCTGTCCAACTGGCGAAAGGCGCGGGCATGGGTGCACGCCGGTTCGTGGCGATTGGCAACTTGCTCGGGTTTCAGGTGAAGCAGCTTTTCCCCACCACCACGGGCAATGCGTACGAGAAGACCACGTTGCTGGAGCCCGTTTGGGACAATCGCAGCCAGATGACGGTCTACCGTGGTCTGGATCACGGCGTGAAGGGCGGGCACTTCGCGGTGCACTCCTTCCTCTCGGGCGTGCTGAATTCCGAGGCGCAGAATCGCCCTGATGGCAATGTGACCATCGACCAGTACCTCGCGGAAGAGGTGGGCTTTGAGACACGCTTCCCCTCGCTGACCGTGGGCTCTGAAGGCGGCATCCATGGGGGCTGCCAGATCGCCTGGACGAAGTCGGGCGTGCGCGTGCCGCCTGTCACGAACCCGGCGGAACTGTTTGAGAAACTCTTTGTCAGCGAGTCGACGGAACGCCAAAACCGCCGCGTGCAGGAGAATCAGGTGCAGTCCTCCATTCTGGACTCCGTGCGAGAAGAGGCGAACCGCCTCTCCCGCCAGGTGAACAAGGAGGACAAGGACAAGCTCGACGAGTACCTCACCTCCGTGCGCGACGTGGAGAAGCGCCTCGAGCTCCGGAAGCGCTGGACCACCCAGCCCAAGCCCGCCGCGCCTTTTGACAAGCCGGCGAACCGCAACGCCGTGGAAGACCTGCCGCTGCTGTACGAGCTCATCGCGCTCGCGCTGCAGTCAGACAGCACGCGTATCGCTACGCTGGAAATCGGCGGCGACTTCATGCCGCAGCACCTGGGCATCAAGAAGGACTATCACGGCCTGTCGCACCACGGCAATGACCCGGAATCGATTGCTGCTCTCATCACGCTGGAGAAGTACCAGATCGAGCACTTCGGCAAATTCGTCACCCGCCTGTCCAAGTTGAACGACGGCGACCGCACCCTCCTGGACTCCACCACGGTGCTCTTTGGCAGCGGCATGGGCGATGGCAACTCGCACAAGAACTCGGACCTGCCCATCATCCTCGCGGGTGGTGGCTACAAGCATGGCGAGTACCGCCAGGTGTCGCGTGAAGGCCCCAACAAGGTGCCGCTCTGCAATCTCTTCGTGGATATCGCGCAAAAGATGGGCGTGGAAACCGACCGCTTCGGCAGCAGCACCGGCCGTTTCGCCTGA
- a CDS encoding alpha/beta hydrolase family protein, whose product MSRISKERLNKALEQLKAISPEDHAKVKALAGMVKMPRSFIFKTPDEYGIQGWSELSIPSDDGTPLEAWYIPARGGESNKLVIFNHALPMCRAGYPGHMGPPWSNFIEPVEIDFVIQYKHLTDAGYNVLTYDFRNHGASGAANGGVCGVGQWEWRDCVGVKKYVDAHPRLSQMKVALYSQCLGGVSQYAAITKRPELFENVLCLCSPLVPNMTSVFENLSEKQGIGQYQELIDLELLKLGGFPAADMSGALWAPNVKLPILMWQVLQDAVIKNPGDAQRTFDLLASTDKELYWIEGTTKRFEDGYNWFGRYPEKVLSFLGKYMN is encoded by the coding sequence ATGAGCAGAATATCCAAGGAACGCCTGAACAAGGCCCTCGAACAACTCAAGGCCATCTCCCCAGAAGACCATGCCAAGGTCAAAGCGCTCGCCGGCATGGTCAAGATGCCACGGAGCTTCATCTTCAAGACCCCCGACGAATACGGTATCCAGGGCTGGAGCGAATTGTCCATCCCCTCGGACGACGGCACACCGCTCGAAGCCTGGTATATCCCGGCCAGGGGCGGCGAGAGCAACAAGCTCGTCATCTTCAACCACGCCCTCCCGATGTGCCGCGCCGGCTATCCCGGTCACATGGGCCCGCCGTGGAGCAATTTCATCGAGCCTGTGGAAATTGATTTCGTCATCCAGTACAAGCACCTCACGGATGCCGGCTACAACGTGCTGACCTATGACTTCCGCAACCATGGCGCAAGCGGGGCGGCCAACGGCGGAGTCTGCGGTGTGGGCCAATGGGAATGGCGCGACTGCGTGGGGGTCAAGAAGTACGTCGATGCCCACCCGCGCCTGAGCCAGATGAAGGTGGCGCTGTACAGTCAGTGCCTGGGCGGTGTCTCGCAATACGCGGCGATCACCAAGCGTCCAGAGCTGTTCGAGAACGTCCTGTGTCTCTGCAGCCCTCTGGTGCCCAACATGACGTCCGTATTCGAGAATCTCTCCGAGAAGCAGGGGATTGGGCAATATCAGGAATTGATCGACCTGGAGTTGTTGAAGCTTGGTGGATTTCCTGCGGCCGACATGTCTGGGGCGCTTTGGGCACCGAACGTCAAGCTGCCGATTCTGATGTGGCAGGTGCTCCAGGACGCGGTGATCAAGAATCCGGGCGACGCGCAGAGAACCTTCGACCTGCTGGCCAGCACGGACAAGGAACTGTACTGGATCGAGGGTACGACCAAGCGCTTCGAAGACGGCTACAACTGGTTCGGGAGATATCCCGAGAAGGTGCTGTCGTTCCTCGGCAAGTACATGAATTGA